A single Cryptomeria japonica unplaced genomic scaffold, Sugi_1.0 HiC_scaffold_1848, whole genome shotgun sequence DNA region contains:
- the LOC131873499 gene encoding putative serine/threonine-protein kinase, translating into GRAIDAGCYLRYDSKPFFPGNATIDLEPFLHTGKKKVSSTVWVIIGVVGGVFILGLITCLLVFRKRITRTGQKQVDTEEEATELQGPGDFDFEILKKATNNFDQANKLGEGGFGEVFKGTLKNGKDVAVKKLILGQSARAVSEFEREVKLISNVHHKNLVRLLGCCRQGQERLLVYVYMPNSSLDRKLFGEQRNPLSWKERFKIILGTARGLAYLHEEFHVRIIHRDIKSSNILLDQNFEAKLADFGLARLLPNDKSHVSTKLAGTLAYTAPEYAGHGQLTEKADTYSFGVVVLEIVWSLYEENKVLKMVESQERMEGYSDEEVVRVINLALLCIQGAASHRPSMSEVVTLLLSKAEIDFQKPLQPAFIDVVYKVRGESTTLTTSSSQSNAMVTESLDAR; encoded by the exons GGGAGGGCTATAGACGCCGGCTGCTACTTGCGATACGATTCCAAACCCTTTTTTCCAGGCAATGCGACTATCGATTTGGAACCTTTCTTACACACAG GGAAGAAGAAGGTGAGTTCTACAGTGTGGGTAATAATTGGTGTTGTGGGAGGGGTATTCATACTTGGCCTCATAACTTGTCTCCTTGTTTTCCGGAAGCGGATAACGAGGACAGGGCAGAAACAAG TGGATACTGAAGAAGAAGCAACAGAACTTCAAGGGCCAGGAGATTTTGATTTCGAGATACTGAAAAAGGCAACTAACAATTTTGATCAAGCAAATAAGCTTGGAGAAGGAGGGTTTGGTGAAGTATTCAAG GGTACGTTGAAAAATGGTAAAGATGTGGCAGTAAAGAAGCTGATATTAGGTCAATCTGCACGGGCAGTATCTGAATTCGAACGCGAAGTGAAACTTATTtccaatgttcatcacaaaaatcTTGTGCGTTTACTTGGTTGTTGCAGACAAGGCCAAGAAAGACTCCTGGTTTATGTGTACATGCCCAACAGCAGCCTCGACAGAAAATTATTTG GAGAACAAAGAAATCCTTTGAGTTGGAAGGAAAGGTTCAAAATTATTCTGGGCACTGCTCGTGGTCTGGCCTATCTTCATGAGGAATTCCATGTCCGTATCATCCATCGTGATATTAAATCAAGCAATATATTACTTGACCAAAATTTTGAGGCAAAATTAGCAGATTTTGGGCTGGCAAGACTTCTCCCAAATGATAAAAGTCATGTTAGCACAAAATTAGCAGGAACCTT AGCATACACGGCTCCAGAATATGCTGGCCATGGGCAACTAACAGAGAAAGCTGACACCTATAGCTTTGGTGTGGTGGTTCTTGAAATT GTCTGGAGCCTATATGaagaaaacaaggttttaaagatgGTGGAAAGTCAAGAAAGAATGGAAGGGTATAGCGATGAAGAGGTGGTGAGGGTGATAAACCTTGCACTTCTATGCATACAAGGTGCTGCCTCTCATAGACCATCCATGTCCGAGGTTGTGACATTACTGTTGAGTAAAGCTGAGATTGATTTTCAGAAACCTCTGCAGCCAGCATTCATAGATGTGGTGTACAAAGTACGTGGAGAAAGTACCACTCTTACCACATCTTCATCTCAATCAAATGCCATGGTTACAGAATCCCTCGATGCTCGTTAG